The region agcatTTACGCTAGACGGAACCTGTGTTGCTggaaatagaatctttcaccgccTCTTTTGGGAATTTGAACCGcgcatcaaaggttttgcattctgcaaacctattattcaaattgaaggggtttcttccttcgacatctcagaacacatgtcgctccacaagccaatctctgtttgatttcagatagacatgctgccattgagagtacttacaataaccatgataacggATGACATGGTCCTCCTTCTACtcatgtctattgcattagacatatcgcataaaacttcatgcatgcaatcaaagataagaactttcgcaaaaaagtggtgaatgcagggtatgctctaactcggtcgtcatttcaacattaccgtgatgaaattagattgtctaaCGCATATGCAAGAATATGGGTGGATAACATATCAATAGAGTAGTGGACAAGGGCAATTGACAGAGGctgtcgatggggccacatgacaacaaaccttgtggaatgcatgaacggcgtattcaaaggcattaAAAATCTACCAATAACCGTTTTGGTCAGAACAACCTATTTTACGTTGGCTTCTACCTTCGtaaccagaggtgaaagatggaggTGTAGTGTTAATGCCGGGTCAAATATTtagtgaatgttgtatgaaagtgatgaaagaggaaagtaccaaagctagcacacacacggttacagtctttgaccgtcatagacaaaatttcagtgtacaggaaacaatggaccacaatgaaGGAATGTCAAATTTATCCTATGTtgtcaaactaaacagaagttggtgcgattgtggaaagtTCTAGGTCTTCTATATTCCTTGCTCCTatgtcattgcggcatgcgcacatactcgccaggacgcttataaccatctatctgatgtttacaaggccattaccgtcatgaatgtgtataagaaaagcttctcagtgctaccaatggaggaataatgcctccatatgaaggtgacatagtttagcacaacgatgagatgcgaagaaagaaaaaaggacggccaaacaacacgcgtattagaacagaaatggatacgactgataaaatgataagattataTGTCATCAATCAGGACACAATGAGAACAAATGTCCCAATCTAGGAGCAACatctgcatcataatttagtatctcctttcaatttttgtaaccttgCATTTTTATATATCACtatctttttgttacaacaaggttaacaacaaacatcactacgacataagcaaacttaaaagaaaacatttctaactgattacaacaatcaaactgatgtcatctcatccaaacatcatttccctagcatccttatcagttttcactcgcacccaaccaaatatactattgagtctctcaatacttctaattttttcccttctgctatttttccatctaaccaactAACCATCCCCCTCTTCAGTTGATCCAAACTACAGATGTTTCAAAATGGCATCAACATCAGAGATTTGTCTCTCGAATGAATCACTTTTCCATAGCGACGACGAACACCGAACGTGTTTGCAATAAGATGAAATGAGATGTGAAAAACTGAACTACataacacatctatttataattaaaaaaattcacattacactgaggcgtcagaccaattggcgtctcctcttcAAAGTTAGACATGAGCGacaattggattgacaacaccatgtgctgtagccaatccaattgacaCTCCCACTTAAAgtttaagggtaggcgccaatTGATCTAACGCCTATGCTTTAcgcattattttttttttgaaattgagatagtttggaaaaaaaatttaaaatggaattattttgaaattttttttaaaaaaaaataaaatatttggATTAAAAATTCATATTAATCACACCGTCTATTTACAGAATCTCATTTAAAGTTCCCAATATGAACTTGGTTTTATATATAAATTGTTTGCATCAAATCGAATTTAAATCTAAGATTAAAACACATTTTCAATACCAACCTTCACCACTAAACTAACCTTTGGAGAAATTTTACTCAACTTTTTTGAAATTTATTAAAATGATACCTTAATCTTTCTAATTTGAACACATATGCTAATCTCCTTTAAGTCCTCAAATAGATAAATACATCTCTTTTTCATCAATACACTACAAAGAAATTGATATATACAAACAATATCGTACATAAATGTTATATATACTTATAATTGTTACAATTGTTTGATCGTGTCCTTCAAAATTCTGTTAGCATATATCAATTATTTTGTAATATATGAATACAAATAAAACAGGCTGATTCACAATGACAAGGTTCTGGATAACGTGTAATAATATAAAACTAGTAGTATTATCCAAGAATGTCTTAAACCCTTCAGAAAATATTTATATAAATTTGAAAATGTAAAGCTTCAATCCGTTAACGTCGGGCCAGGAAGCTCACATGCGCAAGGATTAAATTATTGCCCATTTAGTGATCCTAAGAATACAAAATATAATACTTATATATATTTAAATACACAACATGTCTGCATGACCACAAGCAGTCAAACAAGCCAACACATTCAAAACTCCTCACTTGTGTTATTAGGGTGATTTAGAATATACAATTAACTTGATCTGAAATTAAGTCACATACAATCTCATCTTTATGTATATAGTACAGGTACTAACATCAAATTAACAAGTCATGAAATCATATTTCCTAACTAAACAACCCATATCACATATATCAATCTCACACAATGCCCTAATTTTCCAAAGCTATTTCAAACAAACAAACTCAATTTCTAAgacattttttattttattttcttacATCAATCATATCATATTCTCAATAGAAAAATACTAAGTTCAGGTCCTCCATTACCATCCGGATTCAACATGTAAAAAGCTTCCGAATCACGGCTCCCAACGACCCGTTCAAATCTTGCTCTCATATACATCAACTCACCCTCTGCCCCGCCGCAACCACCACCGTCTTCCAGCATTGGAATCACTCCTGCACCAACTGAGACACTCTGCACGGTTCTCAGCACGTGCAAGTCTAGTTCCCCGCACGTGCGTGACACGGCATAACCGCACTTTCTTCCGTTGCAGTACATGGTCCAGTCCGGCTGATGAAAGAGTCTGTGATGGCGGCCTTTGATATCCGAGGCTGCCGGTGTCTTCCGGCACTCAAGCGCGATGCGGACTAGGCCGGAAGACATCTCTTTGACAAGAGAGGAGGTGGACATCGCAAGTTCGAGAAGGAGGAGAGGCTCGGCGCGAGGGTGGAGTTGGACAGCGAAGGAGATGTGGCCGCGGCGGTTTCCGAAGAGTGTTCCGGTGACTTTGCGGGTGAGAGAAGGGGAGATTGAAGTTGAGAGGGTTGAAGGAATTGTTAGCCAGTTGCATGAAGGGAAGATGGTTTGGAAGGTGAAGATGTTGAGAAATGATCTTATGAGTGAGGATAGTTTCTTTGTTGTTGGTTTTGTGGATTGTTGGTGGTGGTGATTGGAGAAGGAAGGGATTGAGGGGGATGATCCTTGCTTTATGAGGAGTTTGCCGGAGAAATCATCGGATTCTGAGAGTCTGTGGTTTGAAGGGATGATTCTAGTTCTGTTGTTTCTTGTGGTGGCGCTTTTGCTTCTTTGGAGGATAAGgctttgttgttgttgatgtttcaTGCTTTGTCAGTTAGCAACAGAGAGAATGAAATGAAACTGTAGTAGAGTATACAATACACAAGTATAGTACAAAAATAGGAGGATTGTGATTGAAGTTTCCAAAGAtgaagagagagaaagagagagaggGGAAAGGGGCAGACAGAAGTGATGATAGTGTTGGGAAGAGAGGAGAAGGATTAATATAAAGGGAGGCTGTGGAGGGTTGTGCTTCCTATGATCATCATTTGTTGGAATTTTTATTTGTGCATATGGTCCTACAATACTGTCCTACAGTGTT is a window of Lathyrus oleraceus cultivar Zhongwan6 chromosome 6, CAAS_Psat_ZW6_1.0, whole genome shotgun sequence DNA encoding:
- the LOC127097634 gene encoding protein MIZU-KUSSEI 1, encoding MKHQQQQSLILQRSKSATTRNNRTRIIPSNHRLSESDDFSGKLLIKQGSSPSIPSFSNHHHQQSTKPTTKKLSSLIRSFLNIFTFQTIFPSCNWLTIPSTLSTSISPSLTRKVTGTLFGNRRGHISFAVQLHPRAEPLLLLELAMSTSSLVKEMSSGLVRIALECRKTPAASDIKGRHHRLFHQPDWTMYCNGRKCGYAVSRTCGELDLHVLRTVQSVSVGAGVIPMLEDGGGCGGAEGELMYMRARFERVVGSRDSEAFYMLNPDGNGGPELSIFLLRI